One segment of Mustelus asterias unplaced genomic scaffold, sMusAst1.hap1.1 HAP1_SCAFFOLD_106, whole genome shotgun sequence DNA contains the following:
- the LOC144484395 gene encoding uncharacterized protein LOC144484395, whose amino-acid sequence MEGKSTIHSGEKQWECGEGFRSPCELETHWPRHTRERSFTCSKCGKGFSRSSSLLQHQRVHTGERPFNCSNCGKGFAQSGNLLRHQRVHTGKRPFTCSECGKGFARSSDLMAHQRVHTDERPFKCPDCGKCYKSSRDLILHQRAHSEERPFRCSHCGTGFKQSSQLTEHQRTHTGERSFTCSVCGNGFSRSSNLRIHQRIHTGERPFTCSECGKGFTQLSTLLNHQSVHNEKRPFQCPDCRKCYKSSRQLLHHQRVHTEERPFKCPDCEKCFKSSGELMRHQRVHTDEKPFRCSHCDAGFKTSSDLTVHQRVHTGERPFTCSQCGKGFTQSSSLLTHQRVHTRERPFTCPKCGKRFTQSSNLLRHQRIHK is encoded by the coding sequence atggaaggaaaaagcaccattcacagtggggagaaacagtgggaatgtggggagggattcagatctCCATGTGAACTGGAAACTCATTGGCCCAGACACAccagggagaggtcattcacttgctccaagtgtgggaagggattctcgcgctcatccagcctgctgcaacaccagcgagttcacactggagagagaccttttAATTGTtccaactgtgggaagggattcgctcagtcaggcaacctgctgagacaccagcgagttcacactgggaagagaccattcacttgctcagagtgtgggaaaggattcgctcGGTCCTCTGACTTGAtggcgcaccagcgagttcacactgacgagagaccatttaaatgtccagactgtgggaagtgctataaaagttcccgGGACCTGATACTCCATCAACGTgctcacagtgaggagaggccattcagatgctctcattgtgggactgggttcaaacaATCGTCTCAACTCACTGAGCACCAGCgtactcacaccggggagaggtcattcacctgctctgtgtgtgggaatgggTTCAGTCGGTCATctaacctgcggatacaccagcgaattcacactggggagagacctttcacatgttctgagtgtgggaagggattcactcaattatccactCTGCTGAATCACCAGAGTGTTCACAATGAGAAGAGACCATTTCAATGTCCAGACTGCAGGAAGTGCTACAAAAGTTCCCGGCAACTGCTCCAccatcaacgagttcacactgaggagagaccttttaaatgcccagactgtgagaaatgctttaaaagttctggggaactgatgcgccatcaacgtgttcacactgacgagaaaccattcaggtgctctcactgtgacgctgggttcaagacatcatctgacctcactgtacatcagcgagttcacactggggagcgaccattcacctgctcccagtgtgggaagggattcactcagtcatcctccctgctgacacaccagcgagttcacaccagggaaaggccgttcacctgccccaagtgtgggaagagattcactcagtcatccaacctgctgagacaccagcgaattcacaaataA